A stretch of the Nicotiana tabacum cultivar K326 chromosome 6, ASM71507v2, whole genome shotgun sequence genome encodes the following:
- the LOC107829832 gene encoding heavy metal-associated isoprenylated plant protein 30, translated as MADMQIVPAGRNVEPQYVEMMVPLYSYGCERKVKKALSHIKGIYSVNVDFEQQKVTVWGICNKYDVLTTVRSKRKAARFWNAEDKAGVMQESETASDSSSTPPSRHRFRASAPPLALLRTRSLSWRALKKAFTRTYSF; from the exons ATGGCGGACATGCAGATAGTACCGGCTGGCAGAAATGTAGAACCTCAGTATGTGGAAATGATGGTGCCTCTCTACTCTTATGGTTGTGAGAGAAAAGTCAAGAAAGCTCTTTCCCATATCAAAG GGATATACTCAGTGAACGTGGATTTCGAACAACAGAAGGTGACAGTATGGGGAATATGCAACAAGTATGACGTGCTAACCACAgtaagaagcaaaagaaaagcagCTCGTTTCTGGAATGCTGAGGACAAGGCTGGTGTAATGCAAGAATCGGAAACAGCTTCAGATTCTTCATCAACCCCACCTTCTCGGCACAGATTTAGAGCCTCTGCACCACCTTTGGCTCTCTTAAGGACTCGATCTCTAAGCTGGAGAGCTTTAAAAAAGGCCTTCACAAGAACATACTCATTCTAA